A section of the Streptomyces sp. CG1 genome encodes:
- a CDS encoding fumarylacetoacetate hydrolase family protein — MKLLRVGTAGAERPALLDAEGTLRDLSGIVNDIDGALLADEAALGRVRAAAETGELPALDATGLRIGPPLARIGKVVCIGLNYHDHARETGAEPPAEPVVFFKAPDTVVGPDDTVLVPRGSVKTDWEVELAVVIGRTARYVESAEEALAHVAGYAVAHDVSEREFQIERGGTWDKGKNCETFNPLGPWLVTTDEVPDPQRLSLKLWVNGELKQDGTTAEQIFPVAEVVRYVSQFMTLYPGDVINTGTPAGVAMGQPEPKPYLKAGDVVELEISGLGRQRQELKDA; from the coding sequence ATGAAGCTGCTGCGAGTCGGTACGGCAGGGGCGGAGCGGCCCGCGCTGCTGGACGCCGAGGGAACGCTCAGGGACCTGTCGGGGATCGTGAACGACATCGACGGCGCCCTCCTCGCCGACGAGGCCGCGCTCGGCCGGGTACGGGCGGCGGCCGAGACCGGCGAGCTGCCCGCGCTGGACGCGACGGGGCTACGGATCGGGCCGCCGCTCGCCCGCATCGGCAAGGTCGTGTGCATCGGGCTCAACTACCACGACCACGCCCGGGAGACCGGCGCCGAGCCGCCCGCCGAGCCGGTCGTCTTCTTCAAGGCGCCGGACACGGTCGTCGGGCCGGACGACACCGTGCTCGTCCCCCGTGGGTCGGTGAAGACCGACTGGGAGGTGGAGCTGGCCGTCGTCATCGGGCGTACGGCCCGCTATGTGGAGTCGGCCGAGGAGGCGCTGGCGCATGTCGCGGGGTATGCCGTGGCGCATGACGTGTCCGAGCGGGAGTTCCAGATCGAGCGGGGCGGGACCTGGGACAAGGGCAAGAACTGCGAGACGTTCAATCCGCTGGGGCCGTGGCTGGTGACGACGGACGAGGTCCCGGATCCACAGCGGCTGTCGCTGAAGCTGTGGGTCAACGGGGAGCTGAAGCAGGACGGTACGACGGCCGAGCAGATCTTTCCCGTCGCGGAAGTCGTGCGGTACGTCAGCCAGTTCATGACGCTCTATCCCGGGGACGTCATCAACACGGGGACGCCGGCGGGCGTGGCCATGGGGCAGCCCGAGCCCAAGCCGTATCTGAAGGCCGGGGATGTCGTCGAGCTGGAGATTTCCGGGCTCGGTCGGCAGCGGCAGGAGCTCAAGGACGCGTAG